In Bacillus sp. SM2101, a single window of DNA contains:
- a CDS encoding ABC transporter ATP-binding protein produces MTFILKTNQLTKVIEGKEIISNVNMKVKKGEIYGFLGPNGAGKTTIMKMITNLFKPTSGEIEIFGEKLTNTSYEILKRLGSIIEYPIFYEKLTAKENLELHCEYMGYHDKSAINHALQLVNLKNVDDKLVKHFSLGMKQRLGIARAIITKPELLILDEPINGLDPVGIKELRDLFKMLSKEYGITLLISSHILGEIEQIADTIGIIKDGILIEELSMDNVRQLNTEFIEMIVTDCKRAVFVLEHTLSISNFKIMDEKCIRIYDSNISQSEISKALILKDVDIESITKKNNTLEEYFLKMINGDGKIA; encoded by the coding sequence ATGACTTTTATTTTGAAAACTAACCAGTTGACTAAAGTAATAGAAGGTAAAGAAATAATTTCTAATGTAAACATGAAAGTAAAAAAAGGTGAAATTTATGGTTTTTTAGGGCCTAATGGGGCTGGTAAAACAACAATTATGAAGATGATAACAAATTTATTTAAGCCAACGAGTGGTGAAATAGAGATCTTCGGTGAGAAATTAACGAACACATCTTACGAAATTTTAAAGAGATTGGGAAGTATTATTGAGTATCCCATTTTTTATGAAAAGCTTACAGCAAAGGAGAATTTGGAGTTGCACTGTGAGTATATGGGATATCACGATAAAAGTGCTATAAATCATGCGTTGCAACTTGTAAATTTAAAAAATGTAGACGACAAATTGGTTAAACATTTTTCGCTAGGTATGAAACAAAGGCTTGGGATAGCACGAGCGATTATTACAAAACCGGAGTTATTAATCTTAGATGAACCGATAAATGGACTTGATCCTGTTGGTATAAAGGAGCTAAGAGATTTATTCAAAATGTTAAGCAAGGAGTACGGTATTACGTTACTCATTTCGAGTCATATATTAGGAGAAATTGAACAAATTGCAGATACAATTGGCATCATTAAGGACGGAATATTAATTGAGGAGCTTTCAATGGATAATGTTAGACAATTAAATACTGAGTTTATCGAAATGATAGTAACAGATTGTAAAAGGGCTGTTTTTGTTTTAGAACATACGCTTAGCATATCAAATTTTAAGATAATGGATGAAAAATGTATTAGAATTTATGATTCAAATATTTCACAAAGTGAAATTTCCAAAGCGTTAATTTTAAAGGATGTCGACATTGAATCTATTACAAAGAAAAACAATACACTAGAGGAATATTTCTTAAAAATGATTAATGGGGATGGGAAGATTGCTTAA
- a CDS encoding sensor histidine kinase, giving the protein MTFFLLMVIGLLTIVIFVQYKSMRNRDNDITYIYKKLSNIITQDSSEKLLLVTSHNELQMLLIEINRLLNKNQQMISDFTKLEISMKKMLSNISHDLKTPLTVVLGYIETIIQNPNISMEERNRLLTKIHNKTIEVSELINKFFDLAKLESGDKEIALTRVNMNEICKKNILSFYDILTAEGFKVVIDIPENTIFSLANEEALDRILNNLISNAIQYGSDGKTIGINLSNDPEYVYVEVWDKGKGIHELHKDLVFERLFTLDDSRNKQFQGSGLGLTITKRLIEELSGEITLHSIPHEKTSFCFKLNRLTL; this is encoded by the coding sequence ATGACTTTTTTCTTGCTTATGGTAATAGGCCTATTAACAATTGTTATTTTCGTACAATATAAATCGATGCGTAATCGAGATAATGATATAACGTATATCTATAAGAAGCTAAGCAACATTATTACACAAGATTCTAGTGAAAAGTTATTACTTGTCACAAGTCATAATGAGCTACAAATGCTGTTAATTGAAATCAATCGGCTATTGAATAAGAATCAACAAATGATTTCTGATTTCACTAAATTAGAAATATCAATGAAGAAAATGCTTTCAAATATTTCTCACGACTTAAAAACACCATTGACTGTCGTGTTAGGTTATATTGAAACGATCATTCAAAATCCTAATATAAGCATGGAAGAAAGAAATAGATTATTAACGAAAATACATAACAAAACGATTGAAGTATCTGAACTCATTAATAAATTTTTCGATTTAGCAAAGCTGGAGTCAGGGGATAAAGAAATAGCTTTGACTAGAGTGAATATGAATGAGATTTGTAAAAAAAACATATTGAGCTTTTATGATATTTTAACAGCAGAAGGTTTCAAAGTTGTTATAGATATACCTGAAAATACGATTTTTTCACTAGCAAATGAAGAAGCTCTTGATAGAATATTAAACAATTTAATTTCGAATGCGATTCAATATGGGAGCGATGGAAAGACAATTGGAATTAACTTATCGAACGATCCTGAGTACGTATACGTAGAAGTTTGGGATAAAGGGAAAGGGATTCATGAATTACATAAAGACCTAGTATTTGAACGGTTGTTTACCCTTGACGATTCAAGAAATAAACAGTTTCAAGGGAGTGGACTTGGACTTACAATTACGAAGAGACTGATTGAAGAATTATCAGGGGAAATAACTTTACATAGTATTCCACATGAAAAAACAAGTTTTTGCTTTAAATTAAACAGATTAACATTATGA
- a CDS encoding PAS domain-containing protein, with protein sequence MEYIVGSFNPFLILLSIILTILATYTAIDLLLIYKNAKKNKRRIFISGSISMAIGIWIVNFLGILASAPKGIKIFHIPLATFSFILALLFTATSFSLVTKKSTKFIHIFICSLVMTIGLVTSHIIGISAVSDVVYNLLLVALSSMIVLGTFVLTFWILFQLPTQSATIRTWITPICSFLITCAIVQNHFILIRASNLQFHGGGGLEQSGNQDVTALFVVLVFSIMIFSGLLANSISLNRRVASKETYAKDITTALDESSIVAITDAKGSITYVNDKFVQISKYEEHELLGQNHRILNSNYHSSTFFRELWQTIGHGDVWKGQIRNRAKDGTHYWVDTTIVPLLNSKGKPYQYVSIRNDITSKKLTELQLKDKLKEISDIKYALDQSTIVAITDRQGFITYANDEFCKISKYDREELLGKNHSLLNSRYHSADFFKNMWQTIGNGDIWKGEIRNKAKDGTFYWVYTTIVPFTNEDGKPYQYLAIRNDITDQKKTEEMLHRQDKLAAVGQLAAGVAHEIRNPLTSMKGYAEFLREDENNIERQEFLDIILDEIERVNSIVEDFMVLAKPNAPLLIVRDIIPMINNVLSLLEFEAKKRKVKLKFDYNEEEIKVACDENRLKQVFLNFIKNGIEAMPNGGDLIVRAVILDEHVQISIHDTGVGIPEEKMKKLGEPFYTTKQDGNGLGLMVSFKIIESHYGKVFIESEENKGTTFNILLPKTA encoded by the coding sequence ATGGAATATATAGTTGGGTCGTTTAATCCATTTCTTATATTATTGTCGATTATACTAACTATATTAGCTACTTATACGGCTATAGATTTATTATTAATATATAAAAATGCAAAAAAAAATAAACGACGTATATTTATTAGTGGATCTATTTCTATGGCAATTGGCATTTGGATCGTTAATTTTTTAGGTATACTTGCTAGTGCTCCAAAAGGGATAAAGATATTTCATATACCTCTAGCGACTTTTTCTTTCATTCTAGCACTATTATTTACCGCAACTTCCTTTTCTTTAGTAACTAAGAAATCCACGAAATTTATACATATTTTCATATGTAGTTTAGTAATGACGATTGGTCTTGTCACTAGCCATATTATTGGTATTTCAGCTGTGTCTGATGTTGTCTATAATTTGTTGCTAGTTGCTTTATCAAGTATGATCGTATTAGGAACTTTTGTACTTACTTTTTGGATTTTGTTTCAGCTGCCAACACAGTCTGCAACTATTCGAACATGGATCACACCGATTTGCTCTTTTCTAATTACTTGTGCAATTGTACAAAATCATTTTATTTTAATTAGAGCCTCTAACCTCCAGTTTCACGGCGGGGGTGGATTGGAGCAAAGTGGGAATCAAGATGTCACAGCACTATTTGTTGTACTAGTATTTTCTATAATGATTTTTTCAGGACTATTGGCAAATAGCATTTCATTAAATAGAAGAGTAGCGTCTAAAGAGACATATGCAAAGGATATTACAACCGCATTAGATGAATCTTCAATTGTCGCTATTACTGATGCTAAAGGATCTATCACATACGTGAATGATAAATTTGTGCAAATATCCAAATATGAGGAGCATGAATTACTTGGACAGAACCATAGAATTTTGAATTCTAATTATCATTCATCTACGTTTTTCCGAGAGCTATGGCAAACGATTGGTCATGGTGATGTATGGAAAGGACAAATTAGAAATAGAGCAAAGGATGGAACCCATTATTGGGTAGATACAACGATTGTGCCATTACTTAATAGCAAAGGAAAACCTTATCAATATGTATCGATTAGAAATGATATTACGAGTAAAAAGCTGACAGAGCTTCAGTTGAAGGATAAATTAAAAGAAATAAGCGATATCAAATATGCTTTAGATCAATCAACAATTGTGGCAATTACTGATCGTCAAGGCTTTATTACTTATGCAAATGATGAATTTTGTAAGATTTCTAAATACGATAGAGAGGAGTTGCTCGGCAAGAATCATAGTTTGTTGAACTCTAGATACCATTCGGCTGATTTCTTTAAAAACATGTGGCAAACGATAGGGAATGGTGACATATGGAAAGGTGAAATTCGTAATAAAGCCAAGGATGGAACATTTTATTGGGTTTATACAACAATTGTACCTTTTACTAATGAGGATGGAAAACCGTATCAGTATTTAGCGATTAGAAATGACATCACAGATCAGAAAAAAACAGAAGAAATGCTCCATCGACAAGATAAATTAGCTGCGGTCGGTCAATTAGCAGCAGGTGTTGCTCATGAAATTCGAAATCCACTCACTTCAATGAAGGGGTATGCGGAATTTTTAAGAGAGGATGAAAATAATATTGAACGACAGGAATTCCTCGATATTATTCTTGATGAAATTGAACGAGTGAACTCTATTGTTGAGGACTTTATGGTACTTGCAAAACCTAATGCACCATTGTTAATAGTGAGGGATATTATACCAATGATAAATAATGTCTTATCATTGTTAGAATTTGAAGCTAAAAAAAGGAAAGTAAAACTTAAATTCGACTATAACGAGGAAGAAATAAAGGTCGCATGTGATGAAAATCGCTTAAAGCAAGTTTTCTTAAACTTTATTAAAAATGGTATAGAAGCGATGCCAAATGGTGGAGACCTTATTGTAAGAGCGGTCATTCTCGATGAGCATGTTCAAATTTCCATTCATGATACAGGTGTAGGCATTCCAGAAGAAAAGATGAAGAAGTTAGGTGAACCATTTTATACGACAAAACAAGATGGAAATGGGCTTGGGCTAATGGTTAGCTTTAAAATAATTGAAAGTCATTATGGTAAAGTTTTTATTGAAAGTGAAGAAAACAAAGGAACAACCTTTAATATTTTGTTGCCTAAAACGGCTTAG
- a CDS encoding ABC transporter permease: protein MLNLMKLELKKHNFKGIMRGVIIANISITLFFAMIYYIEKDNFIPDYNELFLIIDTFVRITFVIFAAVLIAKLIIDEYKNKTISVLFTYPINRKKLIFSKLIMISGFTFFTILLSNIIIATIFIILESYNHYIPDVMTTDLIVNQFSRMAVQAVAASGICLIPLYFGMKKKSVPATIVSSIIIISILNSNNGGFSLSSIIIIPLALCAIGVGVAYVSIRNIENEDVL, encoded by the coding sequence ATGCTAAATTTAATGAAATTAGAACTAAAGAAACATAATTTTAAAGGGATTATGAGAGGAGTAATTATAGCGAATATTTCAATTACACTTTTTTTTGCTATGATTTATTATATAGAAAAAGACAACTTTATCCCAGATTATAATGAGTTATTTTTAATAATTGATACGTTTGTTAGAATTACCTTTGTAATCTTTGCGGCAGTTCTTATTGCTAAATTAATTATTGATGAATATAAAAATAAAACAATTTCTGTCCTATTTACTTATCCTATTAACAGAAAAAAGTTGATATTTTCGAAGCTGATCATGATTAGCGGATTTACTTTTTTTACAATTTTGTTATCTAATATAATTATAGCTACTATTTTTATTATACTTGAGTCATACAATCATTATATCCCAGATGTTATGACGACGGATTTAATTGTAAATCAGTTTAGTAGAATGGCGGTTCAAGCCGTTGCAGCTTCAGGCATTTGCTTAATTCCGCTTTATTTTGGTATGAAGAAAAAATCAGTACCAGCAACGATTGTTTCCTCCATAATAATTATTTCAATACTTAATTCAAATAATGGTGGCTTTTCCTTAAGTTCCATTATCATCATACCATTGGCTCTATGTGCTATAGGGGTAGGGGTTGCTTACGTATCGATAAGAAATATAGAAAATGAAGATGTTTTGTAA
- a CDS encoding ABC-F family ATP-binding cassette domain-containing protein gives MSLLAIDDLSHSFGDRTLFKDVSLRLLAGEHVGLVGANGVGKSTLMNIITGQLIHDTGRVEWTPNVEYGYLDQHTVLTPGKTIKDVLNDAFLPLFEQEKQLNEITSQMATASPEELEVLLEKMGDIQDQLDAGGFYSLDLKVEEAARGLGLDAIGLERDVATLSGGQRTKVLLAKLLLEQPKVLLLDEPTNFLDVEHINWLSHYLKEYPHAFMLISHDTEFMNRVVNVIFHLEFSKLTRYTANYEKFLEMADINKNQHLQAYEKQQEHIKKQEDFIAKNKARYSTTGRAKSRQKQLDRMERIDRPEMAMKPTFEFKESRGSSRFVFEGKDLEIGYTNPLLPKLTMTIERGEKIAIVGCNGVGKSTLLKTILGTINPLSGSAMRGDFLYPSYFEQEVKVESITPIDDVWNEFPQLDQHQVRAVLARCGLKNEHISRPLNQLSGGEQAKVRLCKLLMNESNWLLFDEPTNHLDVVAKEELKRALKAYKGTVLLVCHEPDFYEDWVTKVWNVEEWANETIEQA, from the coding sequence ATGAGTTTATTAGCAATTGATGACTTAAGTCATAGTTTTGGAGATCGTACGCTTTTTAAAGATGTTTCTCTACGACTATTAGCTGGAGAACATGTGGGGCTAGTCGGGGCAAACGGTGTAGGTAAGTCGACGTTAATGAATATAATTACCGGACAACTAATCCATGATACCGGTAGAGTGGAATGGACGCCGAATGTTGAATATGGCTACCTTGATCAACATACAGTATTAACTCCTGGAAAAACAATAAAAGACGTGTTAAATGATGCTTTCTTACCACTTTTTGAACAAGAAAAACAGTTGAATGAGATAACATCACAAATGGCTACTGCCTCTCCAGAGGAATTAGAAGTCTTACTAGAAAAAATGGGAGATATTCAAGATCAGCTTGATGCTGGAGGGTTTTATTCACTCGATCTGAAAGTTGAAGAGGCAGCTCGTGGACTTGGCCTAGATGCCATTGGTTTAGAACGAGATGTTGCCACACTAAGTGGGGGGCAACGCACAAAAGTATTACTTGCTAAACTATTATTAGAGCAACCGAAAGTACTATTACTAGATGAGCCGACTAACTTTTTAGATGTTGAGCATATAAACTGGCTTAGCCATTATTTAAAAGAATACCCTCACGCCTTTATGTTAATTTCACATGATACAGAATTTATGAATAGGGTTGTAAATGTAATATTTCATCTCGAATTTTCAAAGTTAACAAGGTATACCGCAAACTACGAAAAATTCCTAGAAATGGCGGACATCAATAAAAACCAACACCTTCAAGCATATGAAAAGCAACAAGAGCATATTAAAAAACAAGAAGATTTTATTGCAAAAAATAAAGCACGATATTCAACTACTGGACGAGCAAAAAGTCGCCAAAAGCAATTAGATCGGATGGAGAGGATTGATCGCCCTGAAATGGCGATGAAACCAACATTCGAATTTAAAGAATCACGTGGAAGTAGTCGTTTTGTCTTTGAAGGAAAAGACCTTGAAATAGGCTATACAAATCCACTATTACCTAAGTTAACAATGACGATCGAGCGAGGAGAAAAGATTGCCATCGTTGGATGTAACGGAGTTGGAAAGTCTACGCTATTAAAAACGATACTAGGGACGATCAATCCATTAAGTGGATCAGCTATGCGTGGAGATTTTCTCTATCCATCTTATTTTGAGCAAGAAGTAAAAGTAGAAAGTATTACACCTATTGACGATGTTTGGAATGAGTTTCCACAGTTAGACCAGCACCAGGTGAGAGCAGTACTTGCACGTTGCGGCTTAAAAAACGAGCATATTTCAAGACCTCTTAATCAATTAAGTGGTGGAGAACAAGCAAAGGTACGTCTATGTAAGTTACTCATGAATGAAAGTAACTGGTTACTGTTCGATGAGCCAACAAATCACCTAGACGTCGTTGCCAAAGAAGAGCTAAAACGAGCGTTAAAAGCTTACAAAGGAACGGTTCTCCTAGTGTGTCACGAACCTGACTTCTATGAGGATTGGGTAACAAAAGTTTGGAATGTTGAAGAATGGGCTAACGAAACTATTGAACAAGCATAA
- a CDS encoding S41 family peptidase — protein MYYKIFNEIVSIMQHDYSGCVDKRGWDHPNNYLSKIKSLEEDSALNPQKFVEIVKDYLIDFKDHHIKFRLLNSSEGKQYESDFKVRRYNDFLYITSVGKETTSVEKGQKIISIDNISIPVLAKIHERNLKSANPERQDWNAVINQYEYCELIDHEGVKKTVGLTKYEQTSYIPTYTIEKLQHRTLLMTITDFDNPEAITNLINEHAEEIANSENLLIDVRVNHGGSDTSFYSLLPYIFEDRVINLFDESEDDMYFHCTDRNYRLCIDSINNSIKMTKDPIALKSLTVLRDEWEKHQGKGFVKFDFSDLKQLAIFSGSKSPNKIIILTDVYCGSSGDSFVELCKKSSKVTVIGRPTAGVNDYSSLAVMKWNNLFELWYPTTRLTRIEQGRGMSGVGIKPDVYIPWTPLHIVEDIDLKEAQKILMKSSVH, from the coding sequence ATGTATTATAAAATTTTTAACGAAATTGTTTCTATTATGCAGCATGATTATTCAGGGTGTGTTGATAAACGAGGATGGGATCATCCAAATAATTACCTTTCTAAGATTAAGAGTCTAGAGGAGGACAGTGCTTTAAATCCACAAAAATTTGTTGAAATTGTTAAAGACTATCTAATTGATTTTAAAGACCATCATATAAAATTTCGATTATTAAATAGCAGCGAAGGAAAACAGTATGAAAGCGATTTTAAAGTTAGGAGATATAATGATTTTTTGTACATCACTTCAGTTGGTAAAGAAACAACAAGTGTAGAAAAAGGACAAAAAATTATTTCAATCGACAATATATCAATTCCTGTATTAGCAAAAATACACGAAAGAAATTTAAAATCAGCCAATCCAGAAAGACAGGACTGGAACGCAGTAATAAATCAATATGAATATTGCGAGCTAATCGATCATGAAGGAGTGAAAAAAACTGTTGGACTAACAAAATATGAGCAAACTTCTTATATTCCAACATATACGATTGAAAAGCTACAACACCGTACATTATTGATGACTATTACTGATTTTGATAACCCAGAGGCGATTACCAACTTAATTAATGAGCATGCGGAAGAAATAGCAAATAGTGAAAATCTATTAATTGACGTAAGAGTAAACCATGGTGGGAGTGATACTTCCTTTTATTCATTACTTCCGTACATTTTTGAAGATAGGGTTATTAACCTTTTTGATGAAAGTGAAGATGACATGTATTTTCATTGTACTGACCGTAATTATCGTCTTTGTATCGATAGCATCAATAACTCTATAAAAATGACAAAAGATCCAATTGCATTGAAATCTCTTACGGTTTTACGTGATGAATGGGAAAAACATCAAGGGAAAGGGTTCGTTAAGTTTGATTTCAGTGATTTAAAGCAATTAGCCATCTTTTCAGGTTCAAAATCCCCAAATAAAATTATTATACTTACAGATGTATATTGTGGAAGTTCAGGTGACTCTTTTGTTGAACTATGTAAAAAGTCTTCAAAGGTCACAGTAATCGGCAGACCTACAGCAGGTGTAAATGATTACTCTAGCCTCGCAGTTATGAAATGGAATAATTTATTCGAACTATGGTATCCAACTACTAGGTTAACTAGAATTGAGCAAGGTAGGGGGATGTCAGGTGTAGGCATTAAGCCAGATGTTTATATTCCTTGGACACCGTTACATATTGTTGAAGATATAGATTTAAAAGAAGCACAAAAGATTTTAATGAAGTCAAGCGTTCATTAA
- a CDS encoding response regulator transcription factor, translated as MEAKVLVVEDDLSISEMVEEYLTKEGYLITTAYDGREAERILINNEFDLILLDIMLPQLNGIDLLKLIREKSTIPILIMSAKDSDVDKALGLGFGADDYIAKPFSMIELSARVQAAIRRAKQYSQNRETNEAKIVKYNGLKVDLNNFSVSKNGKEIKLTSKEFHILKLFISHPNRVFTKEQIYQLIWDDGYLGDENIINVHMRRLREKIEENPSSPIYIKTLWGIGYKLGDV; from the coding sequence ATGGAAGCAAAAGTTTTGGTTGTAGAGGATGATCTATCAATTAGTGAAATGGTTGAAGAATATTTGACAAAAGAAGGGTATTTGATAACGACTGCCTATGATGGAAGAGAAGCTGAAAGAATACTAATAAATAACGAATTTGATTTGATTTTATTAGACATTATGCTTCCACAACTTAATGGTATAGATTTATTAAAGTTAATCAGAGAAAAAAGTACGATCCCAATTTTAATCATGTCAGCTAAGGACAGTGATGTTGATAAAGCATTAGGTTTAGGTTTTGGTGCAGATGACTATATTGCAAAGCCATTTTCAATGATAGAGTTGTCCGCTCGTGTTCAAGCAGCAATAAGGCGCGCTAAACAATATTCGCAAAATAGGGAAACTAATGAAGCGAAGATAGTGAAATATAATGGACTTAAAGTTGACCTTAATAATTTTTCAGTTAGTAAGAATGGGAAGGAAATTAAGCTAACTTCAAAAGAATTTCATATTTTAAAGTTATTTATTTCACATCCGAATAGAGTTTTTACTAAAGAGCAGATTTATCAATTGATATGGGATGATGGTTATCTTGGAGATGAGAATATCATTAATGTACATATGAGAAGGTTGCGAGAAAAAATTGAAGAGAACCCTTCTTCGCCTATTTATATTAAAACTTTATGGGGCATTGGCTATAAGTTAGGGGACGTTTGA
- a CDS encoding MerR family transcriptional regulator: MSKRVKEVADLVGISVRTLHHYDEIGLLKPAKVTEAGYRLYTDDNLETLQQILFFRELGFPLKKIKEVINSPSFNRREALELHQQMLIEKRRRLDNMITTINKTIKHMKGEIHMTNKEKFEGFDFSHNPYEEEARKRWGDQAVDTVNTGITNMSKDEREHFSKEWDSVCMKLALLRDRSPESQVAQEAIKEWYDLLNKIGNYSPEAFKGLGQLYVNDDRFTKNIDKYGEGLAKFMCKSMGIFADNMKK, from the coding sequence ATGTCAAAGAGAGTTAAAGAAGTTGCAGATTTGGTAGGTATAAGTGTGCGCACACTACACCATTATGATGAAATTGGACTGCTAAAACCAGCTAAAGTGACTGAAGCTGGTTATCGGCTATATACCGATGATAATCTTGAAACATTACAACAAATCCTCTTTTTTAGAGAGCTTGGCTTCCCTTTAAAAAAAATTAAAGAGGTTATTAATAGCCCTTCATTTAACCGGCGTGAAGCGTTAGAACTTCACCAACAAATGTTAATAGAAAAGCGACGTCGACTAGATAACATGATTACAACGATTAATAAAACAATCAAGCATATGAAAGGAGAAATTCACATGACGAATAAAGAAAAATTCGAAGGCTTTGATTTTAGTCATAATCCCTACGAGGAGGAAGCACGTAAACGGTGGGGAGATCAAGCTGTAGATACAGTAAACACTGGTATAACAAATATGTCTAAAGATGAAAGGGAGCATTTTTCCAAAGAGTGGGACTCAGTGTGTATGAAGCTTGCATTACTTCGAGATCGTTCACCTGAATCACAAGTAGCACAAGAAGCAATTAAAGAATGGTATGATCTTTTGAATAAGATAGGAAATTATTCTCCTGAGGCATTTAAAGGATTAGGGCAATTGTATGTTAATGATGATCGGTTCACAAAGAATATTGACAAATACGGTGAAGGCTTAGCAAAATTCATGTGTAAATCAATGGGAATTTTTGCAGATAACATGAAGAAATAA
- a CDS encoding toast rack family protein — protein sequence MRKITLVGIVIGTLLIAAFGFSMTTGGTTQREETIEIKKDQAKELDVNLSFGVGDIHVSEGANEWVEGNIAYKDKNLKPDVSYDVRRETGKVEITQNRKNSFFDLNFDIPGKGSFKNNWDLKLSDEVPIDLNVDAGVSDTELDLRGLLLSNLEIDTGVGDMTLDLRGDWEKSFDVRINAGIGSTTILLPNEVGVRVHSEKGIGSANFKGLISDGNGIYVNDAFENADVIIDIDTDVGIGEITFEVK from the coding sequence ATGAGGAAAATTACACTTGTAGGTATTGTAATCGGTACGTTATTAATTGCTGCATTTGGGTTTAGTATGACAACCGGCGGAACTACTCAGAGAGAAGAAACAATTGAGATAAAAAAAGATCAAGCGAAAGAACTAGATGTTAATCTTTCCTTTGGAGTAGGTGATATACATGTATCTGAAGGGGCAAATGAATGGGTTGAAGGAAATATAGCATACAAAGATAAAAATTTAAAACCTGATGTATCATATGATGTGAGAAGAGAGACTGGGAAGGTAGAAATTACCCAAAACCGTAAAAATTCCTTTTTCGATCTTAATTTTGATATTCCTGGTAAAGGTAGCTTTAAAAATAATTGGGATTTAAAATTATCGGATGAGGTTCCAATAGACCTTAACGTTGATGCTGGGGTATCCGATACTGAATTAGATTTACGTGGTTTGTTGTTAAGTAATTTAGAGATTGATACTGGTGTTGGTGATATGACATTAGATTTAAGAGGTGATTGGGAAAAGAGCTTTGATGTCCGTATTAACGCTGGTATAGGGAGTACAACAATTCTGCTTCCTAATGAAGTGGGAGTAAGGGTTCATTCAGAAAAGGGGATCGGATCTGCTAATTTCAAAGGACTGATTTCTGATGGTAACGGAATCTATGTAAATGATGCCTTTGAAAATGCTGATGTGATAATAGATATTGATACAGATGTCGGTATTGGTGAAATTACATTTGAAGTAAAATAA